In a single window of the Gossypium hirsutum isolate 1008001.06 chromosome A13, Gossypium_hirsutum_v2.1, whole genome shotgun sequence genome:
- the LOC107893423 gene encoding probable LRR receptor-like serine/threonine-protein kinase At5g37450 codes for MASNKPIFFFLLLLFLSLKLQSSSSQTWIKAGYWTSISSLPVSDINSALFTHLFASFAFINKTSYQLFINSSDEQSFSNFTSIVKLKNPSITTILSIWVTRSESTTFSLIVNETSRRKSFIESSVKTARLYGFHGLDLYGFEPTNGTSLGTFLDEWRAEVASESRNTGNTRLLLTMSARRLPIVNSVSYPIESAKRNLDWINIVAYDYQVPKVDRFTGFHAPLFDPLGRANTDDDIREWLKRGFPADKLVLGLPYHGYGWKLVNSADNGIGSAALGPALTIDGSMGYKLIKSFIQNYGYGVEAVYNSTYVVSFCKIGSNWINFDDVEAIKAKVSYAKVKGLLGYTAFQLSNDDNWVLSQAAYGVGTTQPKKHQLLVIVLVTVAAMVLLIMALIYYPQHKVFKSQGLLGALKISVSLIRTKISGKRKHENGDPNLQAFTFATIKAATNNFSNENKLGEGGYGPVYKGELSNGQEIAVKRLSRSSNQGLEEFKNEINLTAKLQHVNLVRVLGICTENEEKMLVYEFMLNKSLDFYLYDPFKRHMLDWRKRISIIEGVTQGLLYLQEYSNYTIIHRDIKASNILLDSEMNPKISDFGMAKFFKKDELEANTNRIVGTYGYVPPEYVKKGIYSTKYDVYSFGVLLLQIISGKRNSSLYGCHENLNLLEYAYELWKLGRGAEFFDASLDDSSSSCKLITCMQLALLCVQENPADRPSMVEVFTILKNKSSVAISVPKQPAYSTTRDERKDIGRKKVFSVNGASITQVEPR; via the exons ATGGCTTCTAATAAAcccatcttcttcttcctcctcttgCTGTTTCTCTCGTTGAAGCTGCAAAGCTCAAGCTCACAAACATGGATTAAAGCTGGCTACTGGACATCTATCTCTTCCCTTCCTGTTTCTGATATAAACTCTGCTCTTTTCACTCACCTTTTTGCCTCCTTTGCTTTTATAAACAAAACCTCTTATCAGCTTTTTATCAATTCCTCAGATGAACAATCTTTCTCTAACTTCACCAGTATTGTAAAACTAAAGAATCCGTCCATCACTACTATTTTGTCCATTTGGGTTACAAGATCTGAGTCCACCACCTTTTCTTTGATTGTTAATGAAACTTCCCGTCGAAAATCTTTCATTGAATCTTCAGTCAAAACAGCCAGGCTTTATGGTTTTCATGGTTTAGACCTTTATGGGTTTGAGCCTACGAATGGCACCAGTTTGGGTACGTTTTTGGATGAATGGCGAGCTGAAGTAGCTTCTGAGTCGAGAAACACTGGTAACACACGGTTGTTATTAACTATGTCGGCTCGTCGCTTGCCAATTGTCAACTCAGTGAGTTATCCTATTGAGTCCGCAAAACGAAACCTGGATTGGATAAATATTGTGGCATATGACTACCAGGTGCCAAAAGTAGACAGATTTACCggttttcatgcacctttatttGACCCATTAGGAAGGGCTAACACTGATGATGATATAAGGGAATGGTTAAAGAGAGGTTTCCCTGCTGATAAGCTAGTTTTAGGTTTGCCTTACCATGGCTATGGATGGAAGCTTGTTAACTCTGCTGACAATGGTATTGGTTCAGCAGCTTTGGGACCGGCTCTCACCATTGATGGTTCAATGGGGTATAAGTTAATCAAATCATTCATTCAAAACTATGGTTATGGCGTTGAAGCTGTGTATAATTCTACTTATGTGGTGAGTTTTTGCAAAATCGGGTCGAATTGGATCAATTTCGACGATGTGGAAGCCATTAAAGCTAAGGTTTCTTATGCCAAGGTAAAGGGTCTACTTGGTTACACAGCCTTTCAACTCTCCAATGACGATAATTGGGTGCTTTCACAAGCAG CTTATGGAGTAGGCACAACTCAGCCGAAGAAACATCAGTTATTGGTGATTGTTTTGGTTACAGTTGCTGCAATGGTTCTCCTGATTATGGCTCTCATTTATTACCCTCAACACAAAGTATTCAAATCACAAG GGCTTTTGGGTGCGTTGAAAATATCGGTATCTTTGATAAGAACCAAAATATCAGGTAAAAGAAAGCATGAAAATGGTGATCCTAATCTCCAAGCTTTCACTTTCGCTACCATTAAAGCTGCCACTAATAACTTTTCAAATGAGAATAAGCTTGGAGAAGGTGGATATGGTCCTGTTTACAAG GGAGAGTTGTCAAACGGGCAAGAAATAGCAGTGAAGAGGCTCTCGAGAAGCTCAAATCAAGGATTGGAGGAGTTCAAAAATGAGATCAATCTTACAGCTAAGCTTCAACATGTGAATCTAGTTCGTGTTCTGGGAATTTGTACTGAGAATGAAGAAAAAATGTTGGTTTATGAGTTCATGCTGAACAAAAGTTTGGATTTTTACCTCTATG ATCCATTTAAAAGGCATATGTTAGATTGGAGAAAAAGAATTTCAATAATCGAAGGAGTTACTCAAGGCCTTTTATATCTCCAAGAATACTCAAATTACACTATAATTCACCGCGATATAAAGGCAAGCAACATTTTATTAGATTCTGAAATGAACCCGAAGATATCGGATTTCGGGATGGCCAAGTTTTTCAAGAAGGATGAACTTGAAGCAAATACTAACAGAATTGTTGGGACATA TGGCTATGTTCCTCCGGAGTACGTTAAGAAAGGAATATACTCTACCAAGTACGATGTTTATAGTTTCGGAGTTCTACTTCTGCAAATTATCAGTGGCAAGAGGAATTCCAGTCTGTATGGGTGCCATGAAAACTTGAATCTTCTTGAATAT GCATACGAATTGTGGAAGCTAGGTCGAGGGGCAGAGTTTTTCGACGCATCACTTGATGATTCATCTTCGTCATGTAAGCTCATTACATGTATGCAATTGGCACTTCTATGTGTGCAGGAAAATCCTGCAGATAGGCCGTCAATGGTGGAAGTTTTTACGATTCTCAAGAACAAAAGCAGTGTAGCAATCTCTGTACCTAAGCAACCTGCATATTCAACTACAAGAGATGAAAGGAAGGACATTGGGAGGAAAAAAGTTTTTTCTGTCAACGGTGCATCGATAACCCAAGTGGAACCTCGATGA